Genomic window (Aethina tumida isolate Nest 87 chromosome 4, icAetTumi1.1, whole genome shotgun sequence):
GGATGCTGTGAATAATGCTGAAATGGAGACTTTTGAATTATCCGAAAATATAGGCGTGGTAATAGAAAACTCTATTAGGAGTTCGAAAGATAAAGATAAGAATCTTCCAGAAGAACTGTCttcttctaataatttattacaaatattcgaTGATATTTTCAAGAAGAATGTCACAGGAGAGAATACAGAAGTAACTCAACAAAGTGTGTTGTCTTCACCAGAATTATACACGTCGAGTAGTCTAGAACctaaacaaaatgtttctGATTTTGTTGATATAATACTTCAATCGGAAAGAGTCGATGTTCATCAACGAATGCTCAAATATCTCGAATCAGAATCTGTGCCAATATTGGATATTGTTCGTAAAGTATTTAGTGAAAAAGATTTTAGGATAATTCATGATCTAAGTGAAAAAACACAATTACCAGCCAAACATGTATccataaataaacaagttaaacaaattgtaaagggaaatacaagaatatttacaatgcgaaaattGCAAAGGAAaaatgaagtatttaatttggaaaatcgAAAAAGCCATGATTTGGAcataatattttcacaaattaCCCAACaacacacaaaatttaatgacgTAGAATTAGATACTGTCGAATATACTAGttcttttgatatatttgaagaATATGAACTACCAATGTTTGGTGGTGATTCGGAAACTTGCCACAGTTTAAGAAatgctttaatttatatcttgGATAACAAAAGTATTTGTTATGATCCCGAAAAAGAAGGTGTTGTTAAAGATGTTAGTCGAATTTATGTGAttagaaaaattgaagaaatatttataaaagttcttAATTGTTTTGATAACAACCGAATGCCAACTTTAAAATACAGACATGCGTGTTGGGACAATTGTGTCTTTTTAAATGGAAGGTATGCAGTGTTTTACTTgagtaaaatatctaaatatttatatatgtatatatttataggtATCAATTcaagtcaaaaattaaaaaatttaatatcgtaAATTTTGCCCATAACTGTAGTAAgaagaaattttgtttaatgcttttcctttttgataaaataagaaaattaatgattatgaACACAAAGTTGACGAAAAggtaaatatcttaaataatcaatttcccTCATAGATATATATGTAACTTATATTAATGTGACTTATTTTCAGAGAAATATATTACCAAATTAAGTCATATGTACGAAACCAAAGTATTATTGacaacacattaaaaaatatcagtaaTATATTGGATGTCGGTTTATGGGACTTAAACATATTAGCACAGAGAGGACTTGTATACGGTAATATGCACCTTAAATTATCTTCaggagaaataattaattgcaatGTTCCTGGTATGTACAAGTTTATGAatcttttaaatgtaatttttaaataattacatattttaggtACTGCAATACCAATGGATATCAAtgatatcataaaaataaagactgctgcatattttattctagTGGTAGAAAAAGAAAGTGTTTTTCATAAACTTATTGAAGAAGATTTTCCTAATACTTTAGCAATACCTTTTGTTTTAATCAcggtaagttttaattatttaaactcagTCTCAAAAGTCTTGTACCACTATGTAAATGAGTATTTActtgtttgaatttaatttcaagcAGTGTATACCTTATACTGTACTTGtgttaagaaaattgaaagtCGGCAAAAAGCaaacgatttaatttttttcacaattttaatgaaaataagcATCTATTTGTATAACGCTATATCCATTAACTAATGGAAACCTTTACAAATATTCTTTCTTTGCGGGAACAAACGGGTtccgtataataataaataataataaagtagacCCCGAAGCGGAAGTTCTAGGGTGCCACACAGACAAAATAGGTTAGCAGCCTACGGTGTCATTATTAGGCTACAAAGCACCAACTCTGTTCAAATGCAACTTTCAGAAGAAGGATTACTGCTAGTGGATTACGACTTTCAAGCCCTAGGCTTAGATACGCAACATCAAGAGGCccattttcatcaaaattggcTTTCACCTTAATGGTAAAGAGTTTTTGAATTCGAATCCAGAGAGAAAGTGGGCGTAACAACGACTTTTCTGCCAGTGCGTCCATATGTGGATGGGTAGGACTGGAAAAGTGATGCTTTGGTACATGTTCCTGTGATGACAATACTGGCCCACATCCAACCCACAGGCGATTTAGGACGTTTCTATAGAAagagaaattgaaataatggaGTTGCCAACAGTTTCCTCAAATATAAGTCTTATATGGTATTAATTGTCTCAATTAATTCAGCGCCGTTTATCCATGAATATTCTAGACCTACAGTTGAGGAATGGAATAATATTCTTCAATAATTAGTGATAAGAGACATGCATAGACGTATAAGTACTTTACTATACAGCAAAGGATGGAAATACGaggtgtaaaaattaaatttttatcgtttttgataaaaatattcgtcGATGCTCAATTTTAGTGCTATttctttttacttaattattctccatttggtaattattaaaacattttaaaaatccttTAAAGATATAAAGACAGATAATAGGTAtaggaaaataataacaaattgttgttaattttaattcaaattatagcGTGTTGCAAGATTTTTGAAACTAAATGTCTACGAAGTTATAACTGCTAAGAAATCatggttattattatattactattacttcacgataaataattatttcttaaaaccACATTTATCCATTCTTAGCTCAGattgcatttttatatttaatttaatttatgacaatTCCATGTATACAATTTGTAAAAGTTTATTGTTTACTTAATTGTATTTCAATATTGACACAATATGTATCCGAGATTTagtaaattcattcattagaAATTACGTCAAGTGACATCTTTAGATTCaaagacaaaaattaagaagaaaaaatgaaaacattcaTTGCACTCAAGTCATATAGCaaaggaaaaatttaattgactagaaaagtttaaatataaataatcgtataatttattaacagatAACTTTTCTAATAGAAAAAGTGATTATCATTTGTATAATATGCAACAACTgagttattcattaaaaaaattaaaattgcttcTATCCTAATTGTGAATTATGATatgtttttaagaatttttatgaacGATGTGGAGTCATTGctctttattgttatattttttaaattttgattaaatatttatagggcAAAGGATATCCAAATTATAATActcaattatttcttaaaaaacttTACACAGTAATGTCGGTTCCAGTATTTATTCTAGTAGATCCAGATCCATATGGAATTCATATTATGTTTACCTATAGATTTGGTTGCCGAGTAAGTGCACAATAAACTGTTTTCTAattggttattattattattataaaatatttacgttttaGACTTCTGCTCACATATCTGAATATTTAACCATCACTAATGCTAAATGGCTTGGAGTGTTTCCCTCGGAAATAAGTAAAATGTCTATGTCTGCGGAAGAACTGAATAAAAaggataaaaatttgatacaaGATTTACTGAAATACCCTCACCTATCAGAATATCCAAAGATGAGGGaggaattacaaattttattggatCACAATTATAAGGCAGAAATCGAaggatttgttaataattttaattatttcagtagaatttatttattagaaaaatttattgagaaaGCTTTCATTTAAACTTagttttaaaaccattcatgtatttttatggtatttactacacatttttagttattttttctaacatgttatttctttaatcagtaataatttgttaataattttaattactttagagaatttattttttagaaaaatttattgacaaagcattcatttaaatttaattttgaaacatgcCTCTTTaatcagataattttattttccctttaggattaatttaaatattttattatttatgtcttTTTTTTGGATagtgttacaaaataaataaacaaattagatTAGTGTGTAAACAACGAAATGTAATGCAACATTGTCACcaactaaataaatgttaatgcaACAATCACAAGagtactataaatattttccctttacatttctagaaaataaaaattgaaacccaATCCAATActcaatttgatattttttgtcatattCGACCTTACGATGACGACACAGACACATCTTTTTTATCCATCTTCTTCGTGAGGAAACTTTCAATGACAAAGTCTGTTGGGAGATTGAgaataatatcattttaaaaactcagaaaactaATCGACAGACTATCATGAGCTTATTACTGATTACTGACATTTGCTTCATTCAACCACACAAAAAACTCAAACAAATTAGTGGGCAAAGACAATATGGTGGCTGGTATTCCTTTTTACTTGTATTTCAACGATATGCATTTCATGAACCAGAAAAAGGTAAgcaaaataagaaaaacaatccACAGCGGAAAGGAGGGAAAATGAAACAACAACAGGACCACCTAAAGCGAACCGAAAATGAACACACATCGTAATAAACTAAAGTTAAACCTACGATACAAAAAgtctagaaaataaaaattgccaaTTTCATATATACAGAAAAcgataacaaaacaaaaataataataaaaatagcacTTTTTTTGGAAACAAAGAATCTTGAGGAAgcccttaaatattaaagtgcaCCATTTAATCAAGGACTGATAATCATGAGGGATAGCACCAATTTGTAACAACTACTTAGGCCACCACATagcaaattacataaaatgtaaAGCATATCTTCATACTGGAAAGTCATCcctaagaaaaaatattaaaaataatcccaCTCTACACCTTAAGGAATTAATATTACCCCttgtcataaacaaatataacaaaacaCTTTCTCAGACacaaaaaaatcacaaactaaattaacattaatgaaAAGAAGTAAGAGCTAACGATATATAGTCTTTAAAGAAGAACAAAGTATCAGTATATgtcttatttaaatctaattttatccCCAGCTCAAAACCAAAACAAATCCACAAACCTTCCCTACAACTTCAAACCTATAAGCCTAGTCCCAGCATTAACGATTTTCTACGCTGCATCGTACTTGCAATCTTCGAACAACACGTCGATGGTGTTTGggaaatctttttttttccaaaaaatagaTTCTTGACAGAGCAAAAATATGCCGCATATATAATACCCAATAAATCCtgaataactttataaaagattatatttatgttaattttataatatatatctcgatgaatactaaaaaaaatagaaaaggtTATTGTCATGTTCAAGTTTCAGACTCTATAGTCTTATAAGACgtcaaattaaagaaaaattaaatccaaAGTACATTTGCGCCACATTAAAGCATAGCAAAGAATACCGATTATTGGTTTTAAAGGGATTGAGGATTAAGAAAATTCAGAGATAAAcatgtgaatataaaattgatgaagTAACGACTGAAACTTCTCAACAATCCATCTGTTTCATTACATATAGATCCATTGTGAGACATAGCacgtacaaaaataaaattaacataaacaaaaaatacataaatattttattttaaaaattaaaactataaaatatatttgtctaTCAATATCTAGTGTCTTAAACATGATCTTTTCCAGCTGGTACTATACTGTCAGTTCCACATGTTATTTCCATGGTATCAGTCATATCATACATTTGAGATATGAGCGTCTGTTTCTCTAATATCTTTATTGTGTTGTCTCTATAATATGTCAAcaaattttcagtttcttcTTCAGTTAATTTGTCGAAGAACATTTCAATAGGTTTACAAATGGGAGGTTCGGCAGGCCTAAAATTAtgacctaaaatatttaaaatttattattgtagcaaaaattttaatcaatatttaaacctCGTTCTacagatatttttgatggaAGCTCTGGAGTATCATCCCAATACAAGAAACTAGGAATCTTAGGTTTAAGAATCTTGTATCCTGCCCTTCGTCGACTAATTAATTCGTTGGACAATTTCTccataaataacaaaacatgTCGCGACATTGATTCCGGTGCATTCTCAAATGGAATCTTTCCAGTCAgtaccaaattttttattcttaaatattccttATTCTCTCTATCCCTTATTCTATTGTTAAGTTGTGCAATGGCATTTTCAAGTAttctaattcttaatttttttaaatattctctatCCATACAACGAACTTCATTTGTGCCCAGGAGAGTTTCCATAGTTTCCCGCACCACTGccattgaatataaaatactagGATTTTGAAACCAACTTACCTGTTATGTAAGGATTCttcgaatattaatttttctgtacTATTAAGAAGACTAAGTatgatactaaattaaaaacgcagattaatcatttattaactaaatatagtaaactgtaaatatccacgttcaaaatttagtactttatacttattattacCATATATTACCTTAGGCTCATATTTTACAACAGCCACCTTGGCAGGTTTACAAATTACggaatactttatttttggtaatttattcatatttataatggattgattgatttttgcTGGAAGCTTTTTTTTCTCAGAAAAAAGAAATCCTAATTTATCCCTTTTCTTATCAGTGTTCAACAGTGctataatataaatcataaataaaaatttataatattaacttaaatacaGGATGACCATCCAACTTATTCATTCGAAGTTTATGgacagtggataaaattaatttgaatttttttttgcaaatattacttgacttgaactactttttagtttattttaaacaaattaaatttctaaattaactgtatcatttttattagaaaaccctgtatatttttggattttaaaattctatatgtattacaaataaaatggtcATACCACGTCCTATGTCTATATTCTGACATATCGAcggtttaactaaaatatttgtaaagcgAACTACAAACCTTGTAAATATAATCTATCTAttgttcatcttcatttaaactcgcgaaacaataatattaagtcGCGTATTAAATCATCACACCGATGGTGTCATTAGTTACTTTTACTTAGGTGTAGACTGTTTTGTCGGAATTGTGCatcataatttcttataaaaaagaattatattttttcaatttttatcatattatcagaacaaaattgaatagtATAAATTGAAGCAAATAAATGTTaagctaaaattattatatgcgtttaaaatataagtgcCAGTAATAATCTATATTTCAGCCATATCTTAATATACTTATCACTACTAGAATTAGAACGAAATGACTGAGATATGACTGGgaaattcaaaatgaatattttgatttaaatatatcttagaatgaatgaaaattaattggaatttcaTAAACCATCTGTGTTGTTCATTTGTAACaacttattgatttttatggaGCAATTAGGACAttcttatttttctaaaacaatttataagtgAACTACActcaaatattcattcatcGTATTATCGTTATATGTAATGATTTGAGAACTAttgaaaagatttaatttaattttacgtgGCAATATTATAAATGCGACCCTTTCTTATTCgtgaactaataaaaaatttcaataatcctCTTCATTAGTTTatactgtttaaataaattaattaccgaTGAACTATCTTGTAT
Coding sequences:
- the LOC126265373 gene encoding meiotic recombination protein SPO11, which encodes MPTLKYRHACWDNCVFLNGRYQFKSKIKKFNIVNFAHNCSKKKFCLMLFLFDKIRKLMIMNTKLTKREIYYQIKSYVRNQSIIDNTLKNISNILDVGLWDLNILAQRGLVYGNMHLKLSSGEIINCNVPGTAIPMDINDIIKIKTAAYFILVVEKESVFHKLIEEDFPNTLAIPFVLITGKGYPNYNTQLFLKKLYTVMSVPVFILVDPDPYGIHIMFTYRFGCRTSAHISEYLTITNAKWLGVFPSEISKMSMSAEELNKKDKNLIQDLLKYPHLSEYPKMREELQILLDHNYKAEIEGFVNNFNYFSRIYLLEKFIEKAFI
- the LOC109596544 gene encoding uncharacterized protein LOC109596544 yields the protein MDSRLKHSVRKAALLNTDKKRDKLGFLFSEKKKLPAKINQSIINMNKLPKIKYSVICKPAKVAVVKYEPKVSWFQNPSILYSMAVVRETMETLLGTNEVRCMDREYLKKLRIRILENAIAQLNNRIRDRENKEYLRIKNLVLTGKIPFENAPESMSRHVLLFMEKLSNELISRRRAGYKILKPKIPSFLYWDDTPELPSKISVERGHNFRPAEPPICKPIEMFFDKLTEEETENLLTYYRDNTIKILEKQTLISQMYDMTDTMEITCGTDSIVPAGKDHV